Proteins encoded together in one Diabrotica undecimpunctata isolate CICGRU chromosome 3, icDiaUnde3, whole genome shotgun sequence window:
- the LOC140436214 gene encoding uncharacterized protein: MCEKHFEPAYMYKGNTRKRLFQQAHPMIFSHTLQYSKHTDDDEPLKKVIRLEGITEIDIVQPVAIKNPIDDNHSITDTLMEEFLLTDVNRQEVSSPPRPHTPECFTAETQTPFKLSLQEKEEED, translated from the exons ATGTGCGAGAAACATTTCGAACCGGCGTACATGTACAAAGGAAACACAAGGAAGAGATTATTTCAACAAGCGCATCCAATGATTTTCTCACATACTCTTCAGTATTCAAAACACACAGACGATGACGAACCATTAAAGAAAGTCATAAGGCTGGAAG GTATAACAGAAATAGATATTGTGCAGCCAGTTGCCATTAAAAATCCAATTGATGATAACCATAGTATAACTGATACTTTGATGGAAGAGTTTCTGttaacag atgTTAATAGGCAGGAAGTGTCTAGCCCACCTAGGCCCCATACTCCAGAATGTTTCACAGCTGAAACACAAACCCCCTTCAAGTTGTCCCtccaggaaaaagaagaagaagattaa